From the genome of Odocoileus virginianus isolate 20LAN1187 ecotype Illinois chromosome 4, Ovbor_1.2, whole genome shotgun sequence:
AAATCCCCCTCAGACTGAGCATACATTGAAAGTTACCCAGGACTCTTGTTTActagaaataaagtaaaactgatttcttctctctgggtaTCTTCCCAAGAGAGATAATAGCCTTTCTCATTAGAGGAGATGAGATAAACATTCTCTCCTCTAGGAACTAATTAGGTGATGGTGAATGGTTGTATGTTATTCCTAGTGACTAGTGTCTTTGTTCATGGTCTTGCATCCCTCTTGCTTCCTGCTGGAATGACAAACAGTAAGATAAATACGGCTATAGCTGGAGTGGAGCCTGCCTAGCCATAAATGAAGCCTTGAGCTATCAAGGAGACTCTGCAAAGGGTCTGTAGAGGACACCAACAGAATGTTACTGGAGAACATACTGGAGGCTGTTGGGGATGCTATAGATGCTCACCATGGATTGAGCTGGCCGAGTCAAGAGCAGATCCCCTCAGCTGTAGAGAAGCAAGAGCTGGGCCTGATCACCCTGGGAGAGCCTGACAGAGATGGGCACCAGTACTTATTTGTCTGATTACTTCTCCAGGCTGAAGGGAGAGGTCTCATCTTTCTCATAGTTTGAGAAACCCCAGAGCCAAGGGTGTTCTTTCCCTTACCTTCCACTGCCTGCTAGCCCCAATAAGCCTGACCTGAAAGAGAGCACAAAATATTTAAGGATACACAGCCCCTTGAAGGAGGGTGACCAAGTTCGATAAACTACAACAAACTAAATGTGAGGTACATATTGATAGAGGaaaaatcagggggaaaaaatatgtgaccaacaatattttattttctggagtATGAAAATGGAATTATGGAAACAgaattaggaaaatgtaaaaattgaaGAGAGAATTGAAAATAAACTTTCCTGAACTGAAAAAAGACCTAAGTTTTCAGAGTGAAATGGCTTTACCAAGTTAAAAAGGGTACAAACTAAGACAGTCATAGGTAGATGAATTGTCTGAATctcaagaataaagaaaagagtcAAGATAGAATAGTTTATAAAGAGGAGAGAATCAGATCAGCATGTAAGTTAGTTGTAAAGTTTGGAAAGTGGAACTGCATCTACGcgttacagagaaaaaaatagccaGTTTTCCAGGGTCTGACTAAGACATTCAGATTAAGTACAGAAGGCACATGTCTTGGCCTTGTAGTAGTTCTGTGTGAAGAAATTACTCAAAAGAACTAGAACAGAAAATCTCaaaatggagaaagcaaaggataCAAATAAGTgattccaaataaaaatatattttttcctggtAGCAGGTCAGACTtctctttgttctattttatttggGCTGCTCTTATACCAAACTGACTTAAGTTTTCTTACTGTAATGTAAACACGTTGTTTTCATATATTAAGAACATTAAGAACATTTGGATATCCTTTTAGGAGATTGAATTGATCTTAATACCAAGAGCCCCTAATTAAGCTAGGCTTTAAGATTTCATGTGTGTTAATGCTTGGTCTACAAAAGAAAGTAGTATTTTTGTTGGATGCTTCAAAatggtattctttttttcttccttcccatgtgaagagctgactcatttgaaaagaccctgttgttgggaaagactgagggcaggaggagaaggggacaacagaggataagatggtcggatggcatcactgactcgatggacatgggtttgggtgaactctgggagttagtgatggacagggaggcatggtgtgctgcagttcatggggtcacaaagagtcggacacaactgagcgactgaactgaactgaactgatgaatgcTTTTAATTCTGTGATGTGTCATTTGTGGGACAAATTGTTAATCAAGTATAGACAACAAAGTGtacctgttttctgtttttcattcttctttctgtttcatttatatttttgtttcaagtCTGTGTaaatcccttttctctctctcacacacacagagacacacacaacaACTACCACCACCAAATCCTTTTCTCAGTGCCATACTTGGAAAAGCAAGAGTGGAACATTGCAGCTTGTTAAGTAATACAGTTAGAATACAGTATTATGTAATACAGTTAGAATAGTAAAATGAACAGTAAAAGCAGTATTTAAATGCTACTTAGCCActtggaaatttgaaaatatcttttctaaGGTAGCATAGGGCCAAGGAAAAGCATTGGAAACACAATTTAAtagtagaaagtaaagaaaatgactgtaattctataaaaaagaaaattttattattttttttttaatttattttttttatttgttggaggctaattatttacaacattgcagtggtttttgtcatacattgaaatggattagccatggatttacatgtattccccatcccggtcccccctcccacctccctctccaccccatccctctgggtcttcccagtgcaccaggcctgagcacttgtcccatgcatccaacctgggctggtgatctgtttcaccctagatatacatgtttcaatgctgttctcttgaaacatcccgccctcgccttctcccacagagtccacaagtctgttctatacatctgagtctcttttttcttttttttgcatataaggttatcgttaccatctttctagattccatatatatgtgttagtatactgtaatggtctttatctttctggcttacttcgctctgtataatgggttccagtttcacccatctcattagaactgattcaaatgaattctttctgatggctgagtaatattccatggtgtatatgtaccacagcttcctcatccattcgtctgctgatgggcatctaggttgcttccatgacctggctattataaacagtgctgcgatgaacattggggtgcacgtgtctctttcagatctggtttcctcagtgtgtatgcctagaagtggtattgctgggtcatatggcagatctatttccagctttttaaggaatctccacactgttttccatagtggctgtactaatttgcattcccaccaacagtgtaagagggttcccttttctccacaccctctccagcatttattgcttgtagacttttggatagcagccatcctgactggtgtataatggtacctcattgtggttttgatttgcatttctctgataatgagtgatgttgagcatcttttcatgtgtttttttgccatccgtatgtcttccttggagaaatgtctgtttagttctttggcccattttttgattgggtcatttatttttctggagttgagctggaggagttgcttgtatatatttgagattaatcctttgtctgttgcttcatttgctattattttctcccaatctgagggctgtcttttcaccttgcttatagtatcctttgttgtgcaaaagcttttaagtttcattaggtcccatttgtttatttttgcttttgtttctaaaattctggggtgtgggtcatagaggatcctgctgtgatttatgtcagagagtgttttgcctatgttctcctccaggagttttatagtttctggtcttacatttagatctttaatccattttgagtttatttttgtgtatggtgttagaaagtgttctagtctcattcttttacaggtggttgaccagttttcccagcaccacttgttaaagaggttgtcttttttccattgtatatccttgcctcctttgtcgaagataaggtgaccataggttcgtggatttatctctgggctttctattctgttccattgatctatatttctgtctttgtgccagtaccatactgtcttgatgactgtggctttgtagtatagtccgaagtcaggcaggttgattcctccagttccattcttctttctcagggttactttggctattcgaggttttttgtatttccatacaaactgtgatattatttgttctagttctgtaaaaaatacctttggtagtttgatagggattgcattgaatttatagattgctttgggtagaatagccattttgacaatattgattcttccaatccatgaacacggtatatttctccatctgtttgtgtcctctttgatttctttcatcagtgttttatagttttctatgtataggtcttttgtttctttaggtagatatattcccaagtattttattcttttggttgcaatggtgaatggtatcgattccttaatgATACTTGGAGGAAAATGATGAATGCTTATTAAGAAGCAAATAAAGAgaagcattttaaatttctaagccAAAAGTGACAAAGGTATGCAAATCATGAAATTGAGAGagataataaaaagtaaattggtAAACtgatctcttttattttattatttttttaaaacatctttaagctatagggataaccactagaccattcaggtataacctaaatcaaaccccttatgactatacagtggaagtgagaaatatatttaagagactagatctgatagagagcctgatgaactatggacggaggttcgtgacattgtacaggagacagggatcaagaccatccccatggaaaagaaatacaaaaaggcaaaatggttgtctgaggaggccttacaaatagctgtgagaagaagagaagagaaaagcaaaggagaaaaggaaagatattcccattgaatgcagagtcccaaagaatagccaggagagataagaaagccttcctcagtgatcagtgcaaagaaatagaggaaaacaacagaatgggaaagactagagatctcttcaagaaaattagagataccaagggaacatttcatacaaaaatgggctcagtaaaggacagaaacggtatggacctaacagaagcagaagatattaagaagaggtggcaagaatacacagaagaacagtaaaaaaaaaaaaagatctttacgacccagataatcacagtggtgtgatcactcacctagagccagacatcctggaatgtgaagtcaagtgggccttagaaagcatcactatgaacaaagctagtggatgtgatggaattccagttgagctatttcaaatcctgaaagatgatgctgtgaaagtgctgcactcagtatgccagcaaatttggaaaactcagcagtggccacaggactggaaaagatcagttttcattacagtccctaagaaaggcaatcccaaagaacgctcaaactaccgcagaattgcactcatctcacacgctagtaaagtaatgctcaaaattctccaagccaggcttcagcaatatgtaaaccgagaacttctagatgttcaagctggttttagaaaaggcagaggagggggCTTTTACGGTCACCGCCCGGCTGCCGCTCCTCCGAGTCCCCCGGCGCCCCGGCGGCCGCGGCCTCCCGGTCCCCCCGCCCGCGGCCCCACGGCTCTGCTCAGCCCGGACCTCGGGGGCGCGAGACTCTTCTGCCGCGCGAAGCGTGTGTCTCAGCAGCCCAGGGCGCCGGAGAGGGAGCGGCCCTGGCCTCAGGGCCATGGCCCTTGCTTCCTTTTCATTGTCGCGAAACGCCGTGCGCCCCGAGACCGGGGCGATGGGTGCCAACGAGGACCAGGAGATGGAACTGGAGGCATTACGCTCTATTTATGAAGGAGATGAAAGTTTCCGGGAATTAAGTCCAGTTTCATTTCAATACAAGATAGGTGAAAACGGAGATCCCAAAGCCTTCCTCATAGAGATTTCCTGGACAGAAACCTATCCGCAGACACCTCCCACCATATCCATGAATGCCTTTTTTTAACAACACCATATCATCAGACGTAAAACAGAGCATACTAGCCAAGTTACAGGAGGCGGTGGAAGTCCACCTCGGGACGGCCATGACCTACACGCTCTTTGAGTACGCCAAGGACCATAAGGACCAGTTCATGGAGAACCATCACCCCGTTCATTCTGCTACATCCATAAGCAACATCATCTCAGTTGAAACTCCTAGCACAGCCCCGTCaagtaagaaaaaagataaaaaggaacaacTTTAAAAAGCCCAGAAACGTAAACTGGCAGATAAAACAGATCACAAAGGAGAACTTCCTCGAGGATGGAACTGGGTTGATGTGGTGAAGCATTTGAGCAAAACTGGCTCTAAGGACGATGAATAGCCCTTGGAATCTGAGACGAAGGAAGAGCATCCTTTAATAAGTAAACGGGGTTCAAAATCTTTCATTACTCTTTTCTGGTATTGAGGTGGCTTTTTATAAAACAATTGTTTTGTATGtttcttatgttaaaaaaaaagtttcaagttGAAAAAGGAATCTGGttgtattaaattattttcacaaaCTTGCCTTAATAAAAGGTGAAAATGTTACTGTTTAGTATAATACTTTATGGAACCAGTTATAAACGGAGAAATGTGAGGAATTATAAATAATCAATGTCAATTTATGTGATCTTATTCCGGTGgatatgatattttttaaaggagttttaagctcttttcaaattcttatcCCATTGGAGAATATGAATGAACAATGTGTTCACAGTATGATCCGTATTAATAGGCTTCTTATCTTTAAGTctttgttccttctttcttttaattactGAAGCATAAATTGCTTCAGAGAGATTTAAATACTAGTATTTGAACTTTATATGTAATATTCTTTCTaggtcctttttatttttcaagggtgaactgctttttaagaaatatatatctgTTAATACTTTTGATTTGGGTAATGATGTTTGATCCTGAGAGCTTTCAATGATATGTggaatcagagaaaggaaaaaaaaaaaagatctgccaaatactttagaaaatatttgaataaaagtgCTTGTTCCCATTTAAACCATTTCTCTTTGCTGCATATACCTAGATGGGAGTAAAAGATgccttaatatttaatttttatattgttaaaGACAGTGGTTTTAATAAATTCCTATTTATCCATTGTGTATTTTTAGTTGTTTGGTAACTGAGTTCTAAGTGGTTTCACATAAAACTACATTTTAAGCCTTGTGCATTTTCCAGTACCCAAATGTATGTGTCAACCCAGGCATCCGTGTACAAATAGACATAGAAGTCTTTCAAATGCTGAACTGTAGTacttgctagatttttttttaagtcattaataGAGGAAACTATTAGTGCAGTTTTAGCAGGAAGTTACTGACATGTATGTGAGATAGTATATGCTCCCCAGCTTCAAAAATACTTCGACTACTGCCGTGGTTTCTGGAAAGGTCAGCTGTTGGTCCCTCAAGTTATACATGTGCACCTTGGGTCTGAGTTTCTAAAGAACAGTAAACTTTTAAAGACGTTTCCTTAGCAAGAGAGCAGATTGTTGTAGCCGTGGTTTTTGCTAGATTCACATAGGTGTCAGTTCAATCGATTGAAATCTAACGTAAGCATAACTACAGTGAAGAAGCTCAGTctcatttttaaatgctgaatcaCATTTTTATTGCTTGGATTAATACGATGGAGACATCAAAATTCAGGACCACTGGAATACGCTAACTTTTGTTTTCGTGTTGTGTGCGTAATTTCTGTTGTGccaatttgcttgttttttgaaGAAACAAATTGCTACGTCTGCtagtaggaaaaaaatgctttgttttaTGCAGAAGGTTCTGAAATTATTCAGGTGTGTCATGGTTCATAGATTACAAAGAATGATGCTAGTTAAATGCCAATGaactatttttactctttttatatGAAATGTACAAATTCCGGGGGACGATGGTGGCAGCGGTGCGTCTTCCTACCTTACGTAAAACACTCGAACATCCTCATCAAGGTTGCCATCATCTGGTTAATACTCCCAGTATATTATTTTGCCAAAGTCTGTTGTATGGAATGATGTAACAAGCAATAAAACCttaatcacaaaaaaaaaaaaaaaaaaaaggcagaggaaccagagatcaaattgccaatatccgctggatcatcgaaaaagcaagagagttccagaaaaacatctatttctgctttattgactgtgccaaagcctttgactgtggatcacaataaactgtggaaaattctgaaagagatgggaataccagaccacctgacccacctcttgagaaacctgtatgcaggtcaggaagcaacagttagaactggacatggaacaacagactggttccaaatgggaaaaggagtacgtcaaggctgtatattgtcaccctgcttgtttaacttatatgcagagtacatcatgagaaacgctgggctggaggaagcaaagctggaatcaagattgctgggtgaaatatcaataacatcagatatgcagatgacaccacccttatggcagaaagtaaagaggaactaaaaagcctcttgatgaaagtgaaagaggagagtgaaaaagttggcttaaagcttaacattcagaaaactaagatcatggcatctggtcccatcacctcatgggaaatagatggggaaacagtggaaacagtgtcagactttatttttttgggctccaaaatcactgaagatggtgattgcagccatgaaattaaaagatgctaaaaaaaataataataataaaaaataaaagatgcttactccttggaaggaaagttacgaccaacctagatagcatattaaaaagcagagacattactttgccaacaaaggtccgtctagtcaaggctgtggtttttccagtggtcatgtatggatgtgagagctggactgtgaagaaagctgagcgccgaaaaattgatgcttttgaactggggtgttggagaagactcttgagagtcccttggactgcaaggagatccaaccagtccatctaaaggagataagtcctgagtgttcattagaaggactgatgctgaagctgaaactccaatactttggccacctcatgtgaagagttgactcattggaaaagaccctgatgctgggagggattgggggcaggaggagaaggggacgacagaggatgagatggctggatggcatcaccgactcgatgggcatgagtttgagtaaactctgggagttggtgatagacagggaggcctggcgtgctgcgattcatggggtcacaaagagtcggacacgactgagcaactgaactgaactgaagttacccagggtataaatatgtatatggagagacagagaggaaaggaagagacaaTGAGAACTGTTtcaactttttgttttgaaataatttcaaaattataaaaatagtgcAAAAATTCTTATATACCTTTTATCCCAGATTTGCCATGTTTCAACATCTTGCCATGACTACTATATCTGTCTATTATCCACCCATTCATCTTTCCATCCAGTAtgctcttgttgttgttgtttagttgctcagtcatgtctgactctttgtgactccatgggctgtagccctccataCTCctttgtccttgaaattctccaggcaagaataatggagtgggtttccatttccttctccaggggcttttcttacccagggatcaaattgtcaTACCCAGTATTGGCAGGCacattttttaccactgagccaccagcaaaaccCCCAATAtgctataaaatagataaatatctaTGtaattttctcagctctttggTAATAGATTGCATGTATCTTACTCCTTTTCCTGTAGTATTTCACTGTGTTATTTCCTAAGAACAAGAATATCCTCTTACCTAATATTCTCTTCTTCCTAATATTCTTAGGAATATTATCTTCCTAAGAACAAGAATCCCTCAAGTGAGATTATTAACTTCAGAAAATTTAACATTGGGTCCTGTACTTTCATCAGATTTACAGTCTACATTCCAATTTTGTCATATGTCCCAATCCTGTCGTTCATGGCAATCTTTTTCCACTACAGAATCCAGTccaggatatgtgtgtgtgttagtcactcagttgtgtctgattctttgtgactccatggactgtagccctccagtctcctttgtctatgagatttgccaggcaagagcagtggaatgggtagccattccattccccaggggctcttcctgacccagggatcgaacatgcatcccctgcattgcaggcagattctttagtgtctgagccaccagggaagcccatgattgcTTATAAGTTCCTATAATCTAGGACAGTTTCCTcagctttgctttgtttttcatgccactgatatttttgaagaatatcCGTTATTTTCTAGAATGTCTCTCAATGTGGGTTTTTCATgtctctacgaccccatggactgtagcccgccaggcttgtttgtccatggggactctccaggtaagaatactggagtgggttgccatgccttcctccaggggatcttcctgaccctgtctcctgaaacccatgtctcttatgtctcctgcattggctggcagactctttactcctaatgccacctggaaagccctttcaTGTCTAGATCTAGGTAATGTATTTGGGTTGAAATTATAAATAAGTGATAATGTGTCTTTCTCAGAATACATACCTGTAGATGCAGAATGTTCCTTATTCCTGTTTTGGTTCTGTTAATTTTGTTCACATGAAtaagatattttctgatttctctgctGTATAATTACTATTTTTTGTCATAAGTAATATGTTGGTAGATAATTTGCAATTAGGTGATATCCCTTTTTTCACCAAACTTCCCCCACCCCCTAAATTCAGGTTTCATTGATGTTTCATACCTGGATCAGTCTTTACTGGGATGGCTCAAAAAATGGTATTTTCTGGTTCCATTTTTCCATTCTGTTTATTAGTTAACATTCTGTTGTTATATTAGGAAGAGCCCTCCATTTCCTCTGTTATTATTGATATAAACTAATGGTTTCTTATTTCATTCAGCAGGTTATAACTTCTAGTTCTTACTTATGTGTTTTAATTCTCAATAGTCCCAGATTTGGTCAGTGAAAATCTCCTTAAACTGGCTTAGAAATGTCTatctgtattctttctttttttttaatgaaaattatgctTTAGTAATGGCATTAAAATCCAAATTTAACAAGTATCTTTCTTCATTGTTGTACAagacttctgctgctgctgctaagtcacttcagtcgtatccgactctgtgtaaccccatagacggcagcccaccatgctcccccatccctgggattctccaggcaagaatactggagtgggttgccatgtccttctccaatgcatgaaagtgaaaagtgaaagtgaagtcgctcagtcatccgactcttagcgaccccatggaccgcagcctaccaggctcctccatccatgggattttccaggcaagagtactggagtggggcgccattgccttctccgtatctgtattctttttttttttagcatttgctTAATTTCTGGCACAACATGATAAATTTATCTTGTGTTTTTCGTATCTGCCATCAAGTTTTCCAGTGAGCCCTGCCTCCTTTTAGGGGGAAATGGTATTTAAAACCAATGACGGAGGGAATTCTctagtggtccggtggttagAACACACTTTTACTGGGGGGACctggttcaatccatggttgggaaactaagatccctcgTGCCATGGGGTGcagtcccccaaaataaataaatatacaatttcataaattaaaaaaaatttttaaatatataagaacAATGACTAGAGCTAGAAAtgtagaaatgtgtgtgtgtgtacgagaGAAGGGtccctgttttatatttttatctcccTTTTTCCACACTGAGAACCCTAGCCCCCAACACAatattatttgctcagtcatttgCTCAATCTTTAAATATACACCAAAGAATTTGAATTACTAGACCTATACCACTGCAACAAACAGCATTCAAGATTGtttgcagagttttttttttctttatagtaagCGTATATGGTCAAACCATGCTATTCAAATTTACttagattaattctttttcttctcccttcactGAGTTTATTAACTTGAAAAGAAttgggtttatttgtttttgtcatcattcatttttagttttcccTGCTGCATCCTTTTTGAGCACCTTTTTTTTAGTGTGGAATTTTAATATGATTTCTAAGTAAAATTCGTAAAAGGAACAATTGACTTCCCTCTCCTATCCCTTCATCTTGTCTTCCTTCCCCTTGTAGAGAGTCACTTCATTGGTTTTTGGTttatctctcctcttttttttttttgcaaaaacatgaaaatacaatgttttttctctctttttcaggtAGAATGAAAAATCATTCAAAAATCAAGAACAAGGGGATTATTTCCCCACTCTCTGTTCTGTAGGAGACCCCTGACTCCTCCTTCTCCTCAAATCAGAAAGAAAGGGCTTCCTCAGAAGCTCTTCATGATTACTCCCAGTGTGCAGACCCAAGTTTCAGGTTTCACGCTGTCCCTGGTTCTAGGACAGGAGatatcagagaaaataaagaagaggaaattcaCTGCCGGTTTGGTGGTAGTGACAGTTCCCTGGTTGGACTGCCTGCTTATTCTTTTGCGTCCTTAGATAGCTCTGCTGTAATCCATCCAGGATTCCATCCAGGCTTCTTTGTTGCATTCAGTAGGAGAGATTGAGTGAAGTCTGTTTACTCCTAAAGACTTGCTGTCAAGAAGCTCATATGAGAACAGTTTAAGTAGAAGATTATTTAGAGAAATTCCTCAAGCAAGAACAGAATAACCAGTAAAGAATGTGAACaaactagatttttttccccctgtttccTTGTCTGTTACCAGAATCTTTCCTCAAACCTGCCATTTAGTAT
Proteins encoded in this window:
- the LOC110126722 gene encoding LOW QUALITY PROTEIN: RWD domain-containing protein 4 (The sequence of the model RefSeq protein was modified relative to this genomic sequence to represent the inferred CDS: deleted 1 base in 1 codon; substituted 1 base at 1 genomic stop codon) → MFKLVLEKAEEGAFTVTARLPLLRVPRRPGGRGLPVPPPAAPRLCSARTSGARDSSAARSVCLSSPGRRRGSGPGLRAMALASFSLSRNAVRPETGAMGANEDQEMELEALRSIYEGDESFRELSPVSFQYKIGENGDPKAFLIEISWTETYPQTPPTISMNAFFNNTISSDVKQSILAKLQEAVEVHLGTAMTYTLFEYAKDHKDQFMENHHPVHSATSISNIISVETPSTAPSSKKKDKKEQLXKAQKRKLADKTDHKGELPRGWNWVDVVKHLSKTGSKDDE